Proteins encoded by one window of Kribbella italica:
- a CDS encoding FtsX-like permease family protein, with translation MNPMTSLGLRFVRRPGPGGRAANSAAFGATAIVALLITFLIAGTLGLTERNDRIGWRVSDDGDARTAVGVTRNVDDMVDGKPFQRLDLAVTDDQRNAELPPPPGLDHAPRPGEVFVSPALAKLWGPDLAKRYKTAQPTGTISSAGLSSPDELVAIRGLQPNAPGLQATNRPNYLETWHGTSTDQRIATLLAFVAFGIALVLFPVLSLVGQAAGVAAKRREHRLAALRLAGATRGQVLLLSAVEQAVLGFFGAVAGLIGYTVLSPLIARIPIGGGRWYVQDLTVSWWLVLLVLIVVPLLSVLSALIGLGRVSITPLGVVRGQTRKGITPLRLALLVVGPIILAVVGTGGAILVLVIGVGFGALAVRVVGPFAVQLIGRFLARTAKGPVALLAGRRLVDDPKAAFRPVAALVLSGFVTGFLALFMPYGINGDGKDASFDFYTSQASTSQVAQDAKTRLAGAGLKGQVTTGDQTVDIVVASNDREGVRTVLYDLVPGRVPLTDAEKDQHQAGLFLDMRLGVALLLGLVFVTGAASTAAGAVGTALDQAGPAKALRRSGVPLKVIERSSRLAAVVPVVGVGLPVVGFGACCGLLLSGGQVITQGNWGVLLLFGQVAVGLILVAVAGAAGAPVLRKASVG, from the coding sequence ATGAATCCGATGACCTCGCTCGGGCTGCGGTTCGTGCGCAGGCCGGGACCTGGCGGGCGGGCCGCCAACAGCGCGGCGTTCGGCGCGACCGCGATCGTCGCGTTGCTGATCACGTTCCTGATCGCCGGCACGCTCGGGCTGACCGAGCGCAACGACCGGATCGGCTGGCGGGTCAGCGACGACGGCGATGCCCGTACGGCGGTCGGCGTGACCAGGAACGTCGACGACATGGTCGACGGCAAGCCGTTCCAGCGCCTCGACCTCGCCGTCACCGACGACCAGCGCAACGCCGAGCTGCCACCACCGCCAGGACTCGACCACGCGCCGAGACCGGGTGAGGTGTTCGTCTCGCCCGCGCTCGCCAAGCTCTGGGGCCCGGACCTCGCCAAGCGCTACAAGACGGCCCAACCGACCGGCACGATCTCCAGCGCGGGCCTGTCCTCGCCGGACGAGCTGGTCGCGATCCGCGGCCTGCAGCCGAACGCGCCAGGGCTCCAAGCCACCAATCGTCCGAACTACCTCGAGACCTGGCACGGTACGTCGACCGACCAGCGGATCGCGACCCTGCTCGCATTCGTTGCCTTCGGCATCGCGCTGGTCCTGTTCCCGGTGCTCAGCCTCGTGGGCCAGGCCGCCGGTGTCGCCGCCAAGCGTCGCGAACACCGGCTCGCCGCGTTGAGACTCGCCGGTGCGACGCGCGGCCAGGTCCTCCTGCTCAGCGCGGTCGAGCAAGCCGTCCTCGGCTTCTTCGGTGCCGTCGCCGGCCTGATCGGCTACACCGTCCTCAGCCCGTTGATCGCGCGAATCCCGATCGGCGGCGGCCGCTGGTACGTCCAGGACCTCACCGTCAGCTGGTGGCTGGTGCTGCTCGTCCTCATCGTCGTACCGCTGCTGTCGGTCCTGAGCGCGCTGATCGGCCTCGGCCGCGTCAGCATCACGCCGCTCGGCGTCGTCCGCGGCCAGACGCGCAAGGGCATCACGCCGCTCCGGCTCGCGCTGCTCGTCGTCGGCCCGATCATCCTCGCCGTGGTCGGCACCGGTGGCGCGATCCTCGTGCTCGTGATCGGCGTCGGGTTCGGCGCGCTCGCGGTCCGCGTGGTCGGTCCGTTCGCCGTCCAGCTCATCGGCAGGTTCCTGGCCCGTACGGCGAAAGGCCCGGTCGCGCTGCTCGCCGGCCGACGCCTCGTCGACGACCCGAAGGCCGCGTTCCGGCCGGTCGCCGCGCTCGTACTGAGCGGGTTCGTCACCGGTTTCCTGGCGCTGTTCATGCCGTACGGCATCAACGGGGACGGCAAGGACGCCTCGTTCGATTTCTACACGTCCCAGGCCAGCACGTCCCAAGTCGCCCAGGACGCCAAGACCCGGCTCGCCGGCGCCGGTCTGAAGGGCCAGGTCACGACCGGCGACCAGACCGTCGACATCGTCGTCGCGAGCAACGACCGCGAGGGCGTCCGGACCGTGCTCTACGACCTCGTCCCCGGAAGGGTGCCGCTGACCGACGCCGAGAAGGACCAGCACCAGGCCGGTCTGTTCCTCGACATGCGACTGGGCGTCGCGCTGCTGCTCGGACTGGTCTTCGTCACCGGAGCGGCCTCGACCGCCGCCGGAGCGGTCGGTACGGCGCTCGACCAGGCGGGCCCGGCCAAGGCGCTTCGCCGCTCGGGCGTACCACTGAAGGTGATCGAGCGTTCGTCGCGCCTCGCGGCCGTCGTACCGGTGGTCGGAGTCGGGCTGCCGGTGGTCGGTTTCGGAGCGTGCTGCGGGCTGCTGCTGAGCGGCGGGCAGGTGATCACCCAGGGCAACTGGGGAGTGCTGCTGCTGTTCGGTCAGGTCGCGGTCGGACTGATTCTGGTCGCGGTCGCCGGAGCGGCCGGCGCACCGGTACTGCGCAAGGCCAGCGTGGGTTAG
- a CDS encoding DUF5998 family protein, protein MRDLNAPVPELTDASAALREAIDRCGYYPDVVTDSLAIAIAGEPIRAFVLQHEPTFDRDEVRRHITILALTPTRLIVGHTDEHAADDLIRAPYASTSTEAIPLDRVNAVVVNRVVPNPSAYASTKADPASAGGEVVLTIGWGMVNRIDLEPAVCADPNCEADHGYTGSVAADDISLRISAAADGPAGIQQVLDFAAALSFATTK, encoded by the coding sequence ATGCGTGACCTGAATGCGCCGGTCCCGGAGCTCACGGACGCCTCTGCCGCTCTGCGCGAGGCGATCGACCGGTGCGGCTACTACCCCGACGTCGTGACGGACTCGCTGGCGATCGCGATCGCCGGCGAGCCGATCCGGGCCTTCGTGCTCCAGCACGAGCCGACCTTCGACCGTGACGAGGTCCGGCGCCACATCACCATCCTGGCGCTCACCCCGACCCGGCTGATCGTCGGGCACACCGACGAGCACGCCGCGGACGACCTGATCCGGGCGCCGTACGCGTCCACCTCGACCGAGGCGATCCCGCTCGACCGGGTGAACGCCGTCGTGGTGAACCGCGTCGTCCCGAACCCGTCGGCGTACGCCTCGACCAAGGCCGACCCGGCCTCGGCCGGTGGCGAGGTCGTGCTCACGATCGGCTGGGGCATGGTGAATCGGATCGACCTCGAGCCGGCCGTCTGCGCCGACCCGAACTGCGAGGCCGACCACGGCTACACCGGTTCTGTGGCCGCCGACGACATCTCGCTGCGGATCAGCGCGGCCGCCGACGGCCCGGCCGGCATCCAGCAGGTGCTCGACTTCGCCGCGGCGCTGTCCTTCGCGACGACGAAGTAG
- a CDS encoding ABC transporter ATP-binding protein — MTQPSPHMMQMSHQNQQPALAGWGLVKYYGEVVGLAGVDVAVRPGEALAVMGPSGNGKTTLLHVLAGILTPDQGEVWLGGERVDQLSDAQRTVLRRRRLGFVFQDNQLLAELPADENVALPLMVDGVSRREAVTRARGMLAQVGLANEATRRPGELSGGQAQRVAIARALVGEPQAVFADEPTGALDAATGAQVIDLLVGAATHRGAAVVVVTHDDAVAARCHRVVRIVDGRVSDR, encoded by the coding sequence ATGACTCAGCCCAGTCCTCACATGATGCAGATGTCCCACCAGAACCAGCAGCCGGCGTTGGCTGGGTGGGGGTTGGTGAAGTACTACGGAGAGGTGGTCGGACTCGCCGGCGTGGATGTCGCGGTCAGGCCGGGGGAGGCGTTGGCGGTGATGGGGCCCAGCGGGAACGGGAAGACGACGTTGCTGCACGTGCTGGCGGGGATCCTGACGCCGGATCAGGGGGAGGTGTGGCTGGGCGGCGAGCGGGTGGATCAGCTGAGTGATGCGCAGAGGACCGTACTGCGCAGAAGGCGGCTCGGGTTTGTGTTTCAGGACAATCAGCTGCTGGCGGAGTTGCCGGCGGATGAGAATGTGGCGTTGCCGTTGATGGTCGACGGGGTGTCACGGCGGGAAGCGGTCACCCGGGCGCGGGGGATGCTGGCTCAGGTGGGATTGGCCAACGAGGCGACACGCAGGCCAGGGGAGTTGTCCGGAGGCCAGGCTCAGCGGGTCGCGATCGCGCGGGCGTTGGTGGGGGAGCCGCAGGCGGTGTTCGCGGACGAGCCGACGGGGGCGCTGGATGCGGCGACCGGGGCTCAGGTGATCGATCTGCTGGTCGGCGCCGCGACGCATCGGGGTGCGGCCGTGGTGGTCGTGACGCACGACGACGCGGTCGCCGCGCGCTGCCACCGCGTCGTACGGATTGTCGACGGCCGGGTGAGCGACCGATGA
- a CDS encoding P1 family peptidase, with protein MQPGPHNAITDVPGVLVGQVERTDPPYLTGTTVVYFPGTAVAGVDVRGGAPGTRETDLLDPVNANPGVNAIVLSGGSAYGLDTAAGVMAWLEERGEGVRVGAGERDVVPIVPTAVIFDLGRGGGFTARPTADWGRDAITAATDDPVAQGNHGAGAGARVGALKGGTGTASVRLDDGTTVGALAIVNAAGSAVGPAGRLYGESTALADEYGVLNTPTEPQPTATGPIPGMNTVIAVIATDASLDKAAAKRLAMIAHDGLARAIDPVHTLVDGDSVFAASTAPKDTPRLSVTDPTALLQLETIFAAGAHCLTRAIVHGVLAAESVDSPAGHLPSYRDTYPSAFTNG; from the coding sequence ATGCAGCCAGGTCCTCACAACGCGATCACCGACGTCCCCGGCGTACTGGTCGGGCAGGTCGAACGCACCGACCCGCCGTACCTGACCGGTACGACGGTCGTCTACTTCCCCGGTACGGCGGTCGCCGGCGTCGACGTCCGCGGCGGCGCCCCCGGCACCCGCGAGACCGACCTGCTCGACCCGGTCAACGCCAACCCCGGCGTCAACGCGATCGTCCTTTCCGGCGGCAGCGCCTACGGCCTCGACACCGCCGCGGGTGTCATGGCCTGGCTCGAGGAACGCGGCGAAGGCGTCCGCGTCGGCGCAGGCGAGCGCGACGTCGTACCGATCGTCCCCACCGCCGTCATCTTCGACCTCGGCCGCGGCGGCGGCTTCACCGCCCGCCCGACGGCCGACTGGGGCCGAGACGCCATCACCGCCGCCACCGACGACCCAGTTGCCCAAGGCAACCATGGCGCCGGCGCGGGCGCGCGCGTAGGCGCCCTCAAAGGCGGCACCGGCACCGCCAGCGTCCGCCTCGACGACGGCACCACAGTCGGAGCCCTGGCCATCGTCAACGCCGCCGGCTCAGCCGTCGGCCCCGCCGGCCGCCTGTACGGCGAATCCACCGCCCTGGCCGACGAGTACGGCGTACTGAACACCCCCACCGAGCCCCAACCCACCGCAACCGGCCCGATCCCCGGCATGAACACAGTCATCGCCGTCATCGCCACCGACGCCTCACTCGACAAGGCCGCAGCCAAACGCCTCGCGATGATCGCCCACGACGGCCTGGCCCGAGCCATCGACCCCGTCCACACCCTGGTCGACGGCGACTCCGTCTTCGCCGCCTCCACCGCCCCCAAGGACACCCCACGCCTGAGCGTCACCGACCCCACCGCGCTACTCCAGCTGGAAACAATCTTCGCCGCCGGCGCCCACTGCCTCACCCGAGCCATCGTCCACGGCGTCCTGGCCGCCGAGTCGGTAGATTCGCCAGCCGGCCACCTCCCCAGCTACCGCGACACCTACCCCTCAGCCTTCACGAACGGCTAG